Proteins co-encoded in one uncultured Bacteroides sp. genomic window:
- a CDS encoding alpha/beta hydrolase, producing the protein MTHKKYLIALLLTLFCSCCAVAQNAATYLYEYNIPYKSQANDAYEQSRCKLDFYYPENMKDFPTVVWFHGGGLEGGEKYFPKELMNKGIAIIAVNYRLSPKATNPAYTDDAAAAVAWAFNNIRKYGGSTKQIFVSGHSAGGYLTLMLGLDKSYLAKYNVDADSVAAYFPISGQTTTHYTIRKERGLPLDLPVIDTYAPSNHARKDASPMVLITGDRDLEMSARYEENAHLAAVLKSVGNKNTELYELKGFDHGTVVAPACYLIIEHIKKMCKIE; encoded by the coding sequence ATGACACACAAAAAATACCTTATTGCCCTTTTACTCACTCTGTTCTGTTCATGCTGTGCAGTTGCACAAAATGCCGCAACCTATCTCTATGAATATAACATCCCCTATAAATCACAGGCAAATGATGCATACGAACAAAGCCGTTGTAAATTGGATTTTTACTATCCCGAAAATATGAAAGATTTTCCTACTGTAGTATGGTTTCATGGTGGCGGACTTGAGGGAGGCGAAAAATACTTCCCAAAAGAGCTCATGAATAAAGGTATTGCAATTATAGCTGTTAATTATCGTCTGAGTCCCAAAGCAACCAATCCTGCATATACAGATGATGCTGCAGCTGCAGTGGCATGGGCTTTTAATAATATCCGGAAGTATGGAGGGAGTACTAAACAGATTTTTGTTTCAGGTCATTCTGCCGGCGGCTATCTTACATTAATGCTAGGTCTGGATAAAAGCTACCTTGCAAAATATAATGTAGATGCTGACAGTGTGGCTGCTTATTTCCCAATCAGTGGTCAGACTACTACACATTACACCATTCGTAAAGAAAGAGGCTTACCTCTTGATTTGCCTGTCATAGATACTTATGCACCTTCTAATCATGCTCGTAAAGATGCTTCTCCAATGGTTTTAATTACCGGTGACCGGGATTTGGAAATGTCTGCCCGATATGAAGAAAATGCTCATCTGGCTGCTGTCCTAAAATCAGTAGGAAACAAAAACACGGAGTTGTACGAATTGAAAGGATTCGATCATGGAACGGTAGTTGCTCCGGCTTGCTATTTGATTATTGAACATATAAAAAAGATGTGTAAAATTGAATAG
- a CDS encoding acetylornithine carbamoyltransferase, protein MRNFTNVHDLGDLQSALREAFEIKKDRFKYVELGRNKTLLMIFFNSSLRTRLSTQKAAMNLGMNVIVLDVNQGAWKLETERGVIMDGDKTEHLLEAIPVMGCYCDIIGVRSFARFENKDDDYNEVIINQFIKYSGRPVFSMEAATRHPLQSFADLITIEEYKKTARPKVVMTWAPHPRPLPQAVPNSFAEWMNVTDYEFVITHPKGYELADQFVGNARVEYDQMKALEGADFVYAKSWGAYEDDFYGQVLSKDRAWTVSADHMAVTNNAYFMHCLPVRRNMIVTDDVIESPQSIVIPEAANREISATVVLKRILEGLE, encoded by the coding sequence ATGAGAAATTTTACAAATGTGCACGATTTAGGTGATCTGCAGTCAGCTTTAAGAGAAGCTTTTGAGATAAAGAAAGATCGTTTCAAATATGTAGAGTTAGGAAGGAACAAAACTCTCTTGATGATATTCTTCAATTCCAGCCTTCGTACTCGTCTGAGTACACAAAAGGCAGCCATGAATCTTGGAATGAACGTGATTGTGCTCGATGTAAATCAGGGAGCATGGAAACTGGAAACTGAGAGAGGAGTGATTATGGACGGTGATAAAACAGAGCACCTTTTGGAAGCCATTCCGGTAATGGGCTGCTACTGCGATATTATCGGTGTGCGTTCTTTTGCCCGTTTTGAGAATAAAGACGATGATTATAATGAAGTAATTATCAATCAGTTTATTAAGTATTCCGGTCGCCCGGTATTCTCTATGGAAGCAGCTACCCGTCATCCATTACAGAGCTTTGCCGACTTAATTACTATTGAAGAATATAAGAAAACAGCACGCCCTAAAGTTGTAATGACCTGGGCTCCACATCCACGTCCACTTCCTCAGGCTGTTCCAAACTCTTTTGCAGAATGGATGAATGTTACGGATTATGAATTCGTAATCACCCATCCGAAAGGTTATGAACTTGCAGATCAATTCGTGGGCAATGCAAGAGTTGAATATGACCAGATGAAAGCTTTGGAAGGAGCTGATTTTGTCTATGCAAAGAGCTGGGGTGCTTATGAAGACGATTTCTACGGACAAGTATTGAGCAAAGACCGTGCATGGACAGTAAGTGCAGACCACATGGCAGTGACCAATAATGCCTACTTTATGCACTGTCTGCCGGTTAGAAGAAATATGATTGTAACGGACGACGTAATAGAAAGTCCGCAATCCATTGTAATTCCCGAAGCTGCAAACCGTGAGATTTCGGCAACGGTAGTACTTAAACGCATTTTGGAAGGGCTTGAATAA
- a CDS encoding glutamate-5-semialdehyde dehydrogenase, with product MDLKETFQAVQSASRKLAFLNDHQINEILIALADAAEVQTQLILSGNQKDLAKMETSNPKYDRLMLTEERIKGIASDIRNVATLPSPLGRTLLKTIRPNGIELSKVSVPFGVIGIIYEARPNVSFDVFSLCLKSGNACVLKGGSDADYSNRAIVKIIHSVLEKFEVDTHIVELLPADREATSQLLNAVGYVDLLIPRGSSSLIQFVRQHATIPVIETGAGVCHTYFDEFGDLKKGAVIINNAKTRRVSVCNALDCVIIHEKRLLDLPSLCEPLQKSKVVIYADKRAYKVLDGHYPADLLKLATPESYGTEFLSYTMSIKSVKDITEALEHIFRNGSKHSECIVTENAENANLFTKSVDAACVYTNVSTAFTDGAQFGLGAEIGISTQKLHARGPMGLEELTSYKWIIKGDGQVRQ from the coding sequence ATGGATTTAAAAGAAACCTTTCAGGCTGTTCAGTCGGCAAGCAGAAAACTTGCTTTTCTGAATGATCATCAGATTAATGAAATATTAATTGCGTTGGCCGATGCGGCTGAAGTGCAAACTCAGCTAATCCTTTCCGGAAATCAGAAAGATTTAGCAAAGATGGAAACGAGTAACCCTAAGTATGACCGCTTGATGCTTACCGAAGAACGTATCAAAGGAATTGCTAGTGACATACGTAATGTAGCTACTCTTCCTTCACCGCTTGGACGTACATTGCTTAAAACAATAAGACCTAATGGAATAGAATTGTCTAAGGTTAGTGTCCCTTTTGGTGTGATAGGTATTATCTACGAAGCTCGTCCCAATGTTAGCTTCGATGTATTCTCTTTATGCCTGAAAAGTGGTAATGCCTGTGTGCTGAAAGGTGGAAGTGATGCCGATTATTCCAATCGGGCAATTGTGAAGATTATCCATTCTGTTCTGGAGAAATTTGAGGTGGATACTCATATTGTAGAACTTCTTCCGGCTGACAGAGAGGCAACCTCTCAACTGCTCAACGCTGTGGGATACGTAGACTTGCTGATACCCCGCGGAAGCAGCAGCCTGATTCAGTTTGTCCGTCAGCATGCCACCATCCCGGTTATTGAAACAGGAGCTGGGGTATGCCATACTTATTTTGATGAATTTGGCGATCTTAAAAAGGGAGCTGTGATTATTAATAATGCAAAGACCCGAAGAGTGAGTGTGTGCAATGCGTTAGATTGCGTGATTATTCATGAAAAAAGGTTGTTGGATCTGCCTTCTCTTTGCGAACCATTGCAGAAAAGCAAGGTGGTGATTTATGCAGATAAGAGAGCATATAAAGTATTGGATGGTCATTATCCTGCCGATTTGCTGAAACTTGCCACACCCGAAAGTTACGGTACAGAATTCCTTTCTTATACAATGTCCATAAAGAGTGTGAAAGATATAACTGAGGCTCTTGAACATATCTTCAGAAACGGTTCCAAACACAGTGAATGTATTGTGACTGAGAATGCTGAAAATGCCAATCTATTCACAAAGTCAGTTGATGCTGCTTGTGTTTATACTAACGTCTCCACTGCATTTACAGATGGTGCACAGTTTGGTTTGGGTGCGGAAATAGGTATCAGTACTCAGAAGCTTCACGCCCGTGGTCCAATGGGGCTCGAAGAGCTGACTTCCTATAAATGGATTATTAAAGGAGATGGTCAGGTAAGACAATAG
- the proB gene encoding glutamate 5-kinase — protein MAFQYTKVAVKIGSNVLTRRDGTLDITRMSALVDQVAELHKAGVEVILISSGAVASGRSEIRASKKLDSVDQRQLFSAVGQAKLINRYYELFREHKIPVGQVLTTKENFGTRRHYLNQKNCMTVMLENGVIPIVNENDTISVSELMFTDNDELSGLIASMMDAQALIILSNIDGIYNGSPSDPDSSVIAEVEHGKDLSDYIQTEKSGFGRGGMLTKTNIARKVADEGITVIIANGKRDNILVDLLKKPKTTICTRFIPSTQEVSSIKKWIAHSEGFAKGELHINEQATRIINSNKAVSILPVGITSIEGEFEKDDIVRILDFKGKQIGVGKASFDSTEAREMIGKHGLKPIVHYDYLYIE, from the coding sequence ATGGCGTTTCAATATACAAAAGTAGCAGTTAAGATAGGTAGCAATGTGTTGACACGTAGGGATGGTACACTGGATATCACCCGGATGTCTGCTTTAGTTGATCAGGTTGCCGAACTACACAAGGCTGGAGTTGAGGTAATTTTAATCTCTTCAGGTGCGGTTGCTTCAGGAAGAAGTGAGATTCGTGCATCAAAGAAACTTGATAGTGTGGATCAGCGCCAGCTGTTTTCCGCAGTGGGGCAAGCCAAACTGATTAATCGATATTATGAATTGTTTCGGGAACATAAAATTCCCGTAGGGCAGGTGCTCACAACCAAAGAAAACTTTGGTACCCGGCGTCACTATCTGAATCAGAAGAATTGCATGACTGTGATGCTGGAGAATGGCGTGATTCCTATAGTCAACGAGAATGATACCATTTCTGTATCCGAACTGATGTTTACAGATAACGATGAGTTATCCGGTTTGATAGCCAGTATGATGGATGCTCAGGCGCTTATTATTCTGAGCAATATTGACGGAATTTATAACGGTTCACCTTCTGATCCTGATTCATCAGTTATTGCCGAAGTGGAGCATGGAAAAGATCTGTCGGACTATATACAAACAGAGAAATCAGGTTTTGGAAGAGGAGGTATGCTTACCAAGACCAATATTGCACGTAAAGTGGCCGATGAGGGAATCACGGTGATTATTGCCAATGGCAAGCGGGACAATATTCTGGTTGATTTGCTGAAGAAACCTAAGACTACCATCTGTACCCGGTTTATCCCTTCCACTCAGGAGGTATCGAGCATAAAAAAATGGATTGCTCATAGTGAAGGCTTTGCCAAAGGTGAGCTGCACATTAACGAACAGGCTACCCGGATCATCAATTCAAATAAGGCGGTAAGTATTCTTCCAGTAGGAATTACCAGCATTGAAGGCGAATTTGAGAAAGACGATATTGTTCGTATTCTGGACTTTAAAGGCAAACAAATAGGAGTGGGCAAGGCTTCCTTCGACTCTACTGAGGCCAGAGAAATGATTGGCAAACATGGTTTAAAACCGATTGTGCATTATGATTATCTTTATATAGAATAG
- a CDS encoding pyridoxal phosphate-dependent aminotransferase, with protein MRITNPQVEQMTPFIVMDVLEKANEMQKEGISIIHLEVGEPDFDIPACVAQSAKAAYDNHHTHYTHSLGHPDLRKAIADFYKKEYDVTVDPECIVVTCGSSPAILLTLMLLCEPESEVIMSNPGYACYRNFTLAAHANPVLVPLRAANGFQYDVEDIKKSITPLTRGIFINSPMNPTGTLLEESFFKEVSSLGVPVISDEIYHGLVYEGKARSILEFTNKAFVLNGFSKRFAMTGLRLGYLIAPKEYMRPLQKLQQNLFICAPSIAQQAGITALKEAEEDVEKMKAIYNERRIYMISRLKEMGFKIDVEPKGAFYIFCDARKFTKDSYKFAFEILEHAHVGVTPGVDFGTAGEGYIRFSYANSIENIKEGMDRIEAYLRTIQ; from the coding sequence ATGAGAATTACAAACCCACAAGTGGAACAGATGACCCCGTTCATTGTAATGGACGTTCTGGAGAAAGCAAATGAGATGCAGAAAGAGGGAATATCTATTATCCACCTGGAAGTTGGTGAACCCGACTTTGATATTCCGGCATGTGTGGCTCAATCAGCCAAAGCAGCTTATGACAATCACCACACACATTACACCCACTCTTTAGGTCATCCCGACCTTCGGAAAGCCATTGCCGATTTTTATAAAAAAGAATATGATGTAACGGTAGATCCTGAATGCATAGTTGTTACATGCGGTTCCTCGCCTGCCATTCTACTCACGCTTATGTTACTTTGTGAGCCTGAAAGCGAAGTGATTATGTCCAATCCTGGTTATGCCTGCTACCGGAATTTTACACTGGCAGCACATGCCAATCCGGTATTGGTACCTTTGCGTGCAGCAAACGGATTTCAGTATGACGTTGAGGATATAAAGAAAAGTATTACACCCCTTACCCGGGGAATATTCATTAATTCACCTATGAACCCTACCGGAACACTCCTGGAAGAATCTTTCTTTAAAGAAGTTTCATCACTAGGGGTTCCAGTAATATCTGATGAGATCTATCACGGACTGGTATACGAAGGTAAGGCAAGAAGCATTCTTGAGTTTACCAACAAGGCTTTTGTACTAAACGGATTTTCAAAACGCTTTGCAATGACCGGACTTCGCCTTGGATATCTCATTGCACCCAAAGAATATATGCGTCCTTTGCAAAAGCTGCAGCAGAACTTATTTATCTGCGCACCAAGCATTGCCCAGCAAGCCGGCATCACCGCACTCAAAGAGGCTGAGGAAGATGTGGAGAAAATGAAAGCGATCTACAATGAGCGACGGATCTACATGATCTCCCGCCTGAAAGAGATGGGATTTAAAATTGATGTGGAACCTAAAGGTGCCTTTTATATTTTCTGCGATGCCCGCAAGTTCACTAAAGATTCTTATAAGTTTGCTTTCGAGATTCTGGAACATGCACATGTGGGAGTTACTCCCGGAGTAGATTTTGGTACTGCCGGTGAGGGATACATTCGCTTCTCATATGCCAATTCAATAGAAAACATTAAGGAAGGAATGGATCGGATTGAAGCATATCTAAGAACAATTCAGTAA
- a CDS encoding DUF2007-related protein, translated as MNVEDNTPLVEVFTGTPWEAELVKGLLESAGIEAALKDDNLGCIAPSMSVNFGPGGVKVIVVPEDYEVAIQLVEARESKE; from the coding sequence ATGAATGTAGAAGATAACACTCCTCTAGTAGAGGTTTTTACGGGAACGCCCTGGGAGGCTGAATTAGTGAAGGGTTTGTTGGAAAGTGCAGGCATTGAAGCTGCATTGAAGGATGATAATCTGGGATGTATAGCGCCATCGATGTCTGTAAACTTCGGTCCTGGTGGTGTGAAAGTCATTGTAGTTCCGGAAGATTATGAGGTCGCTATTCAATTGGTGGAAGCACGCGAAAGTAAAGAGTAA
- a CDS encoding DUF2007-related protein: MDRDDKIPLVEVFSGTPWEAELVRGLLESSGVQAALKNDNMVNFTSSTSFSFGGGMKVLVFAYDFEVASEILATRGNTE, encoded by the coding sequence ATGGATAGAGATGATAAGATTCCTTTAGTAGAAGTTTTCTCGGGAACCCCTTGGGAGGCCGAATTAGTGAGAGGACTATTGGAAAGTTCTGGTGTCCAGGCTGCATTAAAGAATGATAACATGGTAAACTTTACATCATCAACATCATTTAGCTTTGGGGGTGGAATGAAAGTCCTTGTATTTGCATATGATTTTGAAGTTGCCAGCGAGATACTTGCTACAAGGGGAAATACAGAGTAG
- a CDS encoding AMP-binding protein has translation MIERFLEKTEFTSQEDFEKNYKLKIPANFNFAYDVVDAWAAEQPDKLALLWTNDKNECHRFTFAEMKELTDKTASYFLSLGIKKDDKVMVILKRRYEFWLTIIALHKIGAVIIPATHLLTKKDIVYRNNAADIMTIVADGDELIIGHINDAMSESPSMVHRISIGPVIPEGWEDFHEGIDNAAPFVRPEHVNDNDDIMLISFTSGTTGNAKMVAHTFIYPLGHIVTAKYWHNLHEGSLHLTIADTGWLKALWGKLYGQWIAGATVFVYDHEKFTPSAILEKIHEYHITSLCAPPTIFRFLIREDLTKYDLSSLEYCEIAGEALNPAVYDQFYQLTGIKLREGYGQSETTLVVFTSPWMEPKPGSMGVPSPNYDVDLLTPDGRSAEEGEQGQIVIHLDKAFPIGLSKEYYRNEELTKEAYHDNKYYTGDLAWRDQDGYLWFVGRADDVIKSSGYRIGPFEVESALMTHPAVVECAITGVPDEIRGQVVKATIILSKEYKAKAGDELAKELQDHVKKVTAPYKYPRVIEFVDELPKTISGKIRRVEIRDKDKEVKK, from the coding sequence ATGATCGAAAGATTTTTAGAAAAAACAGAGTTTACCTCGCAGGAAGATTTCGAAAAGAATTATAAACTTAAGATACCTGCGAACTTTAACTTTGCTTATGATGTAGTAGATGCATGGGCTGCTGAGCAACCTGACAAATTGGCCTTGTTATGGACCAATGACAAAAACGAGTGTCATCGCTTCACTTTTGCTGAGATGAAAGAACTGACTGATAAAACAGCCTCTTATTTCCTTTCATTAGGTATTAAGAAAGATGATAAAGTAATGGTTATTCTGAAACGCAGATATGAGTTCTGGCTTACAATTATTGCTTTGCATAAGATTGGAGCTGTAATTATCCCTGCAACCCACTTGCTTACCAAGAAAGATATTGTATATCGTAACAATGCTGCAGATATTATGACCATCGTGGCTGATGGCGATGAACTGATTATTGGTCATATCAATGATGCCATGTCGGAATCTCCATCAATGGTACATCGCATATCAATTGGACCTGTTATTCCTGAAGGTTGGGAAGACTTCCACGAAGGAATAGACAATGCAGCACCATTTGTTCGCCCGGAACATGTGAATGATAATGATGACATTATGCTTATCAGTTTTACTTCCGGTACAACAGGTAATGCTAAAATGGTGGCACATACTTTTATTTATCCACTGGGACATATTGTCACTGCTAAATATTGGCATAATCTTCATGAAGGAAGTTTGCACCTAACCATTGCCGATACCGGTTGGTTAAAGGCTCTTTGGGGGAAATTATATGGTCAGTGGATTGCAGGTGCTACTGTTTTTGTTTACGATCATGAGAAATTTACTCCTTCGGCCATACTTGAGAAGATACATGAATATCATATTACTTCTCTTTGTGCTCCTCCCACAATCTTCCGTTTTCTGATTCGTGAAGATCTAACTAAATATGATCTTTCTTCTTTGGAATATTGTGAGATTGCAGGTGAAGCTTTGAATCCGGCTGTTTACGATCAGTTCTACCAGTTAACGGGCATTAAGCTCAGAGAAGGTTACGGTCAGAGTGAGACTACACTTGTGGTATTTACATCTCCATGGATGGAACCAAAACCAGGAAGTATGGGTGTTCCTAGTCCAAATTATGATGTTGATTTACTTACACCGGATGGAAGATCTGCTGAAGAAGGCGAACAAGGTCAAATTGTTATCCATCTGGATAAGGCATTCCCCATTGGCTTGAGTAAGGAATATTACAGAAACGAAGAGCTTACAAAAGAGGCTTATCATGATAATAAGTATTATACAGGTGACTTAGCCTGGAGAGATCAGGATGGTTATTTGTGGTTCGTAGGTCGTGCGGATGATGTAATTAAGAGTTCTGGTTACCGTATAGGCCCATTTGAAGTGGAAAGTGCTTTGATGACTCACCCGGCTGTTGTGGAATGTGCCATTACCGGTGTTCCTGATGAGATTCGCGGACAGGTGGTGAAAGCAACAATCATTCTGTCCAAGGAATACAAAGCCAAGGCTGGTGATGAACTGGCAAAAGAACTTCAGGATCATGTGAAGAAGGTAACAGCTCCTTATAAATATCCTCGTGTGATTGAGTTTGTTGACGAATTGCCTAAAACAATCAGTGGTAAGATTCGTCGTGTAGAAATCCGCGATAAGGATAAAGAAGTTAAGAAGTAA
- a CDS encoding XRE family transcriptional regulator → MDEQIKQIAERLRGLRDVLELTVEDVARDCELSLEEYVQAESGESDISVSMLQKVARKYGVALDALMFGEEPKMSTYFLTRAGMGTSIERTKAYKYQSLAAGFKDRKADPFIVTVEPKDEECPITFNAHAGQEFNLICSGRMLLNINGKELILNEGDSIYFDSKQPHGMKALDGKSVRFLAMII, encoded by the coding sequence ATGGACGAACAAATAAAACAAATTGCAGAACGATTACGTGGATTGCGTGACGTACTTGAACTAACAGTCGAGGATGTTGCCAGAGATTGCGAACTCTCTCTTGAAGAATATGTACAGGCTGAGAGTGGTGAATCAGATATTTCAGTAAGTATGTTACAAAAGGTGGCTCGTAAATATGGAGTGGCACTTGATGCGCTGATGTTTGGCGAAGAACCTAAGATGAGTACCTATTTTCTTACCCGCGCCGGGATGGGAACGTCTATCGAAAGAACAAAAGCGTACAAGTATCAATCACTTGCAGCTGGTTTTAAGGACAGAAAGGCTGATCCGTTCATTGTGACGGTAGAACCTAAGGATGAAGAGTGCCCGATTACTTTTAACGCTCATGCCGGACAAGAATTTAATCTTATTTGTTCTGGTCGTATGCTTCTTAATATTAATGGTAAAGAGTTGATTTTGAATGAGGGCGACAGCATTTATTTTGATTCAAAACAGCCACATGGAATGAAAGCACTTGATGGTAAATCGGTGAGATTCCTTGCTATGATTATTTAA
- a CDS encoding aminotransferase class III-fold pyridoxal phosphate-dependent enzyme, translating to MKLFDVYPLFDINIVKGKGCKVWDDKGNEYLDLYGGHAVISIGHSHPHYVEMIQQQVAELGFYSNSVVNKLQQQIAERVGAISEYEDYSFFMINSGAEANENALKLASFHNGRKRVVSFSKSFHGRTSAAVRTTDNPKIVAPINEGIDVTFLALNDIDGVRSELEKKDVCAVIIEGIQGIGGIKVPDNSFMQELRKLCTETGTILILDEIQSGYGRSGKFFAHQFAGIRPDIITVAKGIGNGFPMGGVLISPIFTPVYGMLGTTFGGNHLSCAAALAVLDVIENENLMENAAKVGAHLMKELKQFPQIKEVRGEGLMIGLEFAEPIKELRSRLLFEQKVFTGVSGTNVIRLLPPLCLTIAEADEFIQRLKKVL from the coding sequence ATGAAACTATTTGATGTGTATCCTTTGTTCGATATCAATATCGTAAAAGGGAAAGGATGTAAGGTATGGGATGATAAAGGAAATGAATATCTTGACCTTTATGGTGGACATGCCGTAATTTCGATAGGGCATTCTCATCCTCATTATGTGGAAATGATTCAGCAGCAGGTTGCTGAACTGGGCTTCTACTCTAATTCTGTGGTTAACAAATTGCAGCAGCAGATTGCTGAGCGTGTTGGCGCAATCTCAGAATATGAAGATTATTCTTTCTTCATGATAAACTCTGGTGCCGAAGCAAATGAGAATGCTTTAAAACTGGCATCTTTCCACAATGGAAGAAAGCGTGTGGTCTCTTTCTCAAAGAGTTTCCATGGTCGTACTTCAGCTGCAGTACGCACTACCGACAATCCTAAAATTGTGGCACCTATCAATGAGGGTATTGATGTTACTTTCCTTGCTCTTAACGATATTGACGGAGTACGTTCTGAACTTGAGAAAAAAGATGTTTGCGCGGTTATCATCGAAGGAATTCAGGGAATAGGTGGTATCAAAGTTCCTGATAACAGTTTTATGCAGGAATTGCGTAAACTGTGTACTGAAACCGGTACAATTCTTATTCTTGACGAGATTCAGTCGGGTTACGGTCGTAGCGGAAAATTCTTTGCTCATCAGTTTGCAGGAATCCGTCCTGATATCATTACCGTAGCTAAAGGTATTGGTAATGGATTCCCTATGGGTGGGGTTCTAATCAGTCCCATTTTTACTCCGGTATATGGAATGCTTGGAACTACATTTGGTGGTAATCACTTGTCTTGCGCTGCTGCTCTTGCTGTTCTTGATGTGATTGAGAACGAGAATCTGATGGAGAATGCAGCTAAGGTTGGCGCTCATCTCATGAAAGAACTGAAACAGTTCCCTCAGATTAAAGAGGTTCGTGGAGAGGGTTTAATGATTGGACTTGAGTTTGCCGAACCAATAAAAGAACTCCGCAGTCGTCTGCTTTTTGAACAGAAAGTATTTACAGGAGTCAGTGGTACAAACGTTATCCGACTTCTTCCTCCGCTTTGTCTGACCATAGCCGAAGCAGATGAATTTATTCAAAGATTGAAGAAAGTACTGTAA
- the argC gene encoding N-acetyl-gamma-glutamyl-phosphate reductase, whose protein sequence is MIKVGIIGGAGYTAGELIRLLINHPDVEIVFINSSSNAGNKITDIHEGLYGETDMVFTDELPLDKIDLLYFCTAHGDTKKFMESHTLPEDLKIIDLSMDYRIESDKHDFIYGLPELNRSRISQSKHIANPGCFATCIQLGLLPLAKNGMLNDDVSVNAITGSTGAGVKPGSTSHFSWRNNNMSIYKPFSHQHVPEIKQSLKQLQNSFESEIDFIPYRGDFPRGIYATLVFKTTVELDEIKRMYSEFYAEHPFVHVVDVNIDLKQVVNTNKCLLHLEKHGDKLLIISCIDNLLKGASGQAVHNMNLMFGLEETIGLRLKPSAF, encoded by the coding sequence ATGATTAAAGTAGGAATAATAGGCGGAGCGGGATATACGGCGGGCGAATTGATTCGCCTGCTGATAAACCATCCGGACGTTGAAATAGTGTTTATTAACAGCAGCAGTAATGCGGGAAATAAGATAACCGACATTCACGAAGGGCTTTATGGTGAAACCGATATGGTTTTTACTGATGAATTGCCTCTTGATAAGATTGATCTGCTTTATTTCTGTACGGCTCATGGCGATACCAAAAAGTTTATGGAGAGCCACACGTTGCCTGAAGATTTGAAAATTATCGATCTTTCAATGGATTATCGTATTGAATCCGATAAACACGATTTCATTTATGGTCTTCCTGAACTTAATCGTAGTCGTATTTCTCAAAGCAAGCATATTGCCAACCCTGGATGTTTTGCTACATGTATTCAATTGGGATTGTTGCCTTTGGCTAAGAACGGGATGCTGAATGATGACGTGTCCGTTAATGCCATTACCGGTTCTACCGGAGCAGGAGTGAAGCCGGGCTCTACTTCTCACTTTAGCTGGCGAAACAATAACATGTCTATCTATAAGCCATTCTCACATCAGCATGTGCCTGAGATAAAGCAATCTCTGAAACAATTGCAGAATAGCTTTGAAAGTGAGATTGATTTTATTCCTTACCGTGGAGATTTTCCTCGAGGCATTTATGCTACACTGGTTTTTAAAACAACAGTGGAGCTGGACGAAATCAAACGCATGTACAGTGAATTTTATGCAGAACATCCTTTTGTGCATGTAGTTGATGTAAATATTGACTTAAAACAGGTGGTGAATACGAACAAGTGTTTGTTGCATCTCGAGAAACATGGTGATAAACTTCTTATCATTTCATGTATAGATAACTTATTAAAAGGAGCTTCCGGTCAGGCTGTTCATAATATGAACCTGATGTTCGGGCTGGAAGAGACTATTGGGCTGAGGTTAAAACCAAGTGCCTTTTAA